The following proteins come from a genomic window of Gimesia chilikensis:
- a CDS encoding RNA polymerase sigma factor, with the protein MALTDIDKNLLKRCLAEEPGAWKDFVDRFIGLFTHVIHHTAHARSIRVTDNDIDDLLSEVFLVLLANDYRVLRNFRGQSSLATYLTVVSRRVIVKKMVERRMAEALGHVSTSSRIERVSDEQTRQQQALEDQEEIQNMIRQLPPADAQIVEQYHLQGKSYQQISSDLDIPENSIGPTLTRARNRMRENKSRTRTL; encoded by the coding sequence GTGGCTCTCACGGATATTGATAAAAATTTGCTCAAACGCTGCTTAGCAGAAGAGCCGGGTGCCTGGAAAGACTTCGTAGACCGGTTTATCGGCCTGTTTACACACGTCATCCACCACACCGCTCACGCCCGCAGTATTCGTGTGACCGACAACGACATTGACGACCTCTTGTCCGAAGTCTTTCTGGTTCTGCTGGCCAACGACTACCGTGTGCTGCGCAACTTCCGTGGACAGAGTTCTCTGGCCACTTATCTGACCGTGGTTTCCCGTCGCGTGATTGTAAAAAAAATGGTCGAGCGACGGATGGCTGAAGCTCTGGGACATGTCTCTACCTCTTCGCGCATCGAACGTGTCTCCGACGAACAGACCCGTCAACAGCAGGCGCTTGAGGATCAGGAAGAGATCCAGAACATGATTCGCCAGCTGCCTCCGGCGGACGCTCAGATTGTGGAGCAATATCACCTGCAGGGAAAGTCTTACCAGCAGATCAGCAGTGATCTGGACATCCCGGAAAATTCGATCGGCCCCACACTCACTCGGGCACGCAATCGCATGCGGGAAAATAAATCCCGGACACGCACGCTCTAA
- a CDS encoding YHYH protein has protein sequence MRLLTLCCFATLGCAAPLFGYPPPGFGPPGFGSTNTSATNQVKVVIKDNYRYIYSNGIPDHQPGRFPNRNNPNTIRPQQYEFRVTMEPRATRNPTPVSHSPFGVASNGVVFDAATAEFWNRNRSSGWNYEAKSGKINLGLDQSNAHVQPTGSYHYHGLPTGLIQKQGKTGEVTLIGVAADGFPIYAQFGFSDANDAESAVRKMKSSYRIKKGNRPSGPRGRYDGTFVADYEYVADAGDLDECNGRMGVTPEYPEGIYHYYITEDFPYIPRLWRGTPDPSFMRRGPGPGQRGPSGRRGFGPPPFGGPPPGFGQGQGSGRSFSN, from the coding sequence ATGCGACTGCTTACGCTCTGCTGTTTCGCGACGCTCGGATGTGCCGCTCCCCTGTTTGGATATCCACCTCCCGGGTTCGGGCCTCCGGGTTTCGGATCCACGAATACCAGTGCGACGAACCAGGTCAAGGTGGTCATTAAGGATAACTACCGGTACATCTATTCCAACGGCATCCCCGATCACCAGCCGGGCCGGTTTCCGAATCGGAACAATCCAAATACGATTCGACCGCAGCAGTATGAATTCCGTGTGACCATGGAACCGAGGGCGACCCGCAACCCTACGCCTGTATCGCATTCTCCGTTTGGAGTCGCCAGCAATGGTGTGGTCTTTGATGCGGCGACTGCGGAGTTCTGGAACCGGAATCGCAGTTCAGGCTGGAACTATGAAGCCAAGTCGGGAAAGATCAATCTCGGATTGGATCAGAGCAATGCCCATGTCCAGCCAACCGGCAGCTATCACTATCATGGTCTGCCGACGGGACTGATTCAAAAGCAGGGGAAAACAGGTGAAGTCACGCTGATCGGTGTGGCCGCAGATGGTTTTCCGATTTATGCCCAGTTTGGTTTTAGCGATGCAAACGATGCTGAGAGCGCGGTTCGCAAAATGAAATCGAGCTACCGAATCAAGAAAGGGAATCGACCGAGTGGCCCGCGCGGCAGGTATGACGGGACGTTTGTGGCTGACTATGAATATGTCGCGGACGCGGGTGACCTGGATGAATGCAACGGACGCATGGGTGTGACCCCCGAATACCCGGAAGGGATCTATCACTACTACATCACCGAAGATTTCCCCTATATCCCCCGTCTGTGGCGCGGGACGCCGGATCCGAGTTTTATGCGACGCGGCCCCGGACCGGGACAACGCGGTCCCAGTGGACGACGTGGCTTTGGTCCGCCCCCCTTTGGTGGTCCTCCTCCGGGATTCGGACAGGGCCAGGGATCGGGACGGAGCTTCAGTAATTGA
- a CDS encoding alpha/beta hydrolase-fold protein encodes MQTLRTRFLFAFRTAFLVCCVSLLTTGPALQAQTKSKTPESTQTAPVKTGFVNAVYKDDAGEHRYVVFVPLDYNPAKKYPVILFLHGAGERGSDGLKQTQVGLGPIIKQQEKTFPFIAVFPQAENMKERLLEGWLADSSDGKRALQILNQVLQKYSTNSNQQILTGWSMGGYGAWSMAAAFPNRWSAVVPLSGGGKTEWAAQLKDVPLWAFHGAKDRVVLPEESQRMIDAVKKAGGEPRFTLVPDAGHDVWKVAYSQPLFDWMQNPTQQIDPAAPLLVKPDRKQPAAVDSETPFVPALMINDAVSVRLGNRFLQSLADAVPSMVPADMLEGRIADIQDWTTAQGRSFSVQFSGISYKGALERAAVEAYAAGTLNIQLGIKDVNLYISNTYVTGNRHSAVAGPISVSIGHQRPVWLSFDVRPFIQGDQLKLKLIRTRFTIPQDNWYVSGPAGVSTRGIGMTSEKVSSGLIDGIYGSKGRIEDEVKAIVPGLVDELEKQLSFSEASQVVDAVWPLPVYQPRIKLWPREVVTDKQGVSINFGLTVAALDPTNPPATVQQVNAFGTPVDEIPKVTDLQVGVAPGILKPLTEMLVKDDVARIPVLDIPGHSFDPLADRKTLQQVFPDLKQYGDGLQIWSELVLTRPIQVEDSNKPKSASDDPFRFVVPRAAISMAIKKSASDKQWTPYAEFSLSLSQDVDPEIINQSFSKRAIRLDWEGDSRIGGLARFAPEYKPQDKNIDQEKLRSLVQAAWDGWTKQGPASVAEIPDIELGFGRYRIQQIQWSAPQLLATFSVPELKITNGTKQDIEYELKSPYSDWGGPYKLKSGESHAFDAAMPLTYRRKVDGQLQVFTLASGSHFEFLPEAGHPEGVLYEAADN; translated from the coding sequence ATGCAAACTCTCCGAACTCGCTTCCTGTTTGCGTTCCGCACCGCTTTTCTGGTCTGCTGCGTCAGCCTCCTGACGACGGGCCCCGCTTTACAGGCTCAAACAAAATCCAAAACACCCGAGTCCACACAAACGGCTCCGGTGAAAACCGGTTTTGTGAATGCCGTCTATAAAGATGACGCCGGCGAACATCGCTACGTTGTCTTCGTACCCCTCGATTACAACCCCGCGAAGAAATATCCGGTGATCCTCTTCCTGCATGGCGCCGGAGAACGGGGTAGCGACGGACTCAAACAGACCCAGGTCGGCTTGGGACCGATCATCAAACAGCAGGAAAAAACATTTCCATTCATCGCTGTCTTCCCGCAGGCGGAGAATATGAAAGAACGTCTGCTCGAGGGCTGGCTGGCTGACTCCTCAGATGGCAAACGGGCTCTACAGATCCTCAACCAGGTACTGCAGAAATACTCAACCAATTCAAACCAGCAGATCCTGACCGGCTGGTCCATGGGGGGCTACGGCGCGTGGAGCATGGCGGCCGCTTTTCCCAACCGCTGGTCGGCCGTGGTACCTCTCTCCGGCGGCGGTAAAACCGAATGGGCGGCGCAACTCAAAGACGTTCCCCTCTGGGCATTTCATGGTGCCAAAGATCGGGTAGTCCTGCCGGAAGAATCACAGCGGATGATCGATGCAGTCAAGAAAGCAGGCGGCGAACCGCGCTTCACCCTCGTTCCCGATGCCGGACACGATGTCTGGAAAGTCGCCTACTCTCAACCTTTGTTCGACTGGATGCAGAATCCCACTCAACAGATTGATCCCGCCGCACCCTTGCTGGTCAAGCCGGATCGTAAACAACCGGCTGCCGTCGACAGCGAAACTCCCTTCGTACCGGCACTGATGATCAATGATGCTGTCTCGGTGCGACTGGGCAATCGTTTTCTGCAGTCCCTCGCCGATGCAGTTCCCAGCATGGTTCCCGCGGATATGCTCGAAGGACGCATTGCCGACATTCAGGACTGGACCACCGCCCAGGGACGCAGCTTCAGTGTGCAGTTTTCCGGGATTTCCTATAAGGGAGCACTGGAACGCGCCGCCGTAGAAGCCTACGCTGCCGGCACCTTGAACATTCAGCTGGGTATCAAGGATGTGAACCTCTATATCAGCAACACCTACGTCACCGGCAATCGACATTCTGCGGTCGCCGGCCCGATCTCGGTCAGCATCGGTCATCAAAGACCGGTCTGGCTCAGCTTCGATGTGCGGCCCTTTATCCAGGGAGACCAGCTCAAGCTCAAACTGATCCGCACGCGGTTCACCATTCCCCAGGACAACTGGTACGTCTCCGGGCCGGCGGGTGTTTCGACCCGCGGGATCGGCATGACTTCTGAAAAGGTCTCCAGCGGACTGATTGACGGTATTTACGGGAGCAAGGGCCGTATTGAAGATGAAGTCAAAGCGATCGTCCCCGGTCTGGTGGATGAGCTCGAAAAGCAGCTCAGCTTCAGCGAAGCCAGCCAGGTCGTCGATGCCGTCTGGCCGCTTCCCGTCTATCAACCGCGAATTAAACTCTGGCCCCGTGAGGTCGTCACCGATAAACAGGGGGTCTCAATCAATTTTGGTCTGACCGTCGCAGCCCTGGATCCGACCAATCCACCGGCCACCGTTCAACAGGTCAACGCCTTTGGAACCCCCGTGGATGAAATTCCCAAGGTCACCGATCTGCAGGTCGGCGTCGCGCCCGGGATTCTCAAACCGCTGACCGAGATGCTCGTCAAAGACGATGTCGCGCGAATTCCCGTTCTGGATATTCCCGGTCACTCGTTCGATCCATTGGCGGATCGTAAAACATTACAGCAGGTCTTTCCCGATCTGAAGCAGTACGGCGACGGACTGCAGATCTGGTCTGAACTGGTACTCACGCGACCGATCCAGGTAGAAGACAGCAACAAGCCCAAGTCTGCCAGCGACGATCCGTTTCGCTTCGTCGTTCCCCGGGCGGCGATTTCAATGGCGATCAAAAAATCGGCCTCCGATAAACAGTGGACGCCTTACGCTGAGTTCTCACTTTCACTGAGTCAGGACGTCGATCCCGAGATCATCAATCAGAGTTTCTCGAAACGGGCCATTCGCCTGGACTGGGAAGGTGATTCACGCATTGGGGGTCTCGCCCGCTTCGCGCCGGAATACAAGCCGCAGGATAAAAACATCGATCAGGAAAAACTGCGTTCCCTGGTCCAGGCGGCCTGGGATGGCTGGACGAAGCAGGGCCCCGCTTCGGTCGCAGAGATCCCCGACATCGAACTCGGCTTCGGCCGTTATCGTATCCAGCAGATCCAGTGGTCTGCACCTCAGCTGCTGGCGACCTTCTCCGTACCCGAATTGAAGATCACCAACGGTACGAAACAGGACATCGAATACGAACTGAAAAGTCCCTACAGTGACTGGGGCGGACCGTACAAGCTGAAGTCCGGCGAGTCGCATGCCTTCGATGCGGCGATGCCACTCACCTATCGACGCAAAGTCGATGGGCAACTACAAGTCTTCACGCTCGCCTCCGGTTCGCATTTTGAGTTCCTGCCCGAAGCCGGTCACCCGGAAGGCGTGCTCTACGAAGCCGCCGATAACTGA
- a CDS encoding NADH-quinone oxidoreductase subunit K, whose amino-acid sequence MILLQATAVLHQNLMIGIILIAVGYLGMLLQRHRLATVFSLLIWLQGAGLMLAAFAEYQGSRAQTVFFLFVLFLVMLPAAALAVLSLRRKSPDTDTPAETKSPVERGAGSGG is encoded by the coding sequence ATGATCCTGCTGCAGGCCACCGCCGTCCTCCACCAGAATCTGATGATCGGGATCATCCTGATCGCAGTCGGCTACCTGGGAATGCTACTGCAACGGCATCGCCTGGCGACCGTCTTTTCGCTGCTGATCTGGCTGCAGGGAGCGGGCCTCATGCTGGCGGCGTTTGCAGAGTATCAGGGTTCGCGGGCACAGACGGTGTTTTTTCTGTTCGTCCTGTTTCTGGTGATGCTGCCTGCCGCTGCGCTGGCGGTACTCAGCCTGCGCCGTAAATCACCTGATACTGATACCCCTGCGGAAACGAAGTCCCCCGTGGAAAGGGGGGCCGGGTCTGGTGGATAA